A genome region from Coffea arabica cultivar ET-39 chromosome 7e, Coffea Arabica ET-39 HiFi, whole genome shotgun sequence includes the following:
- the LOC113690643 gene encoding putative DUF21 domain-containing protein At3g13070, chloroplastic isoform X3, with protein sequence MDAAVEASLLGRSTSVTVPKPPFRNFRTLTFKIFPKFPSRNGVYTYRPTIINSTSSHSSRNLFNSQRIRISPKIEAFSGSLAISRDYEGENVEKSSGTAVAGTNSGFVEVSLRRGLVLAVFICGFMVLSCRKAVAVEGVLNAGWNGVFERSGMALRSSWPKVLQVLRVFKEQGLVLAALLGLSAFFSMAETSITTLWPWKVRELAEKESENGVFKMLRSDVTRFLTTILIGTTVVNIGATALVTEAATAIFGEAGVSAATGVMTVAILLLTEITPKSIAVHNATDVARFVVRPVAWLSLILYPVGRVVTYLSMGMLKLLGLKGRSEPYVTEDELKLMLRGAELSGAIEEEEQDMIENVLEIKDTHVREVMTPLVDVVAIDASATLVDFHDLWVTHQYSRVPVFEQRIDNIVGIAYAMDLLDFVQKGDLLESSVVGDMAHKPAYFVPDSMSVWNLLREFRIRKVHMAVVLNEYGGTIGLVTLEDVVEEIVGEIFDENDSSQEEIQKKTGYIVMRAQGIYDVDANTSIDHLSEDLNIKMPEGHQYETVSGFVCEAFGYIPRTGETIKVVLERENEEENDEYEEAESDRTDQHEKSQIFKLEILAGNARKVSAVRFERVNQDDELETKEVTRLVPKIMKKKWGADDDTDKADDGVLVKEIVDHNLSDDTVNAEHVDSHDHQIKQ encoded by the exons atggatgcAGCGGTAGAAGCTTCGCTCCTCGGTCGCTCCACATCTGTAACCGTTCCCAAACCCCCATTTCGCAATTTCCGAACTTTGACTTTCAAAATTTTCCCCAAATTTCCCTCGAGAAACGGAGTTTACACTTACCGCCCCACAATTATCAACTCCACTTCATCCCACAGTTCGAGAAATCTATTCAATTCCCAACGGATTAGAATTAGTCCGAAAATTGAAGCTTTTAGTGGTTCGTTAGCAATTAGTAGGGATTACGAGGGGGAGAATGTGGAAAAATCTTCGGGGACGGCAGTGGCAGGGACGAATTCAGGTTTTGTGGAGGTTTCATTGAGGAGAGGATTGGTTTTGGCAGTGTTTATTTGTGGCTTTATGGTGTTGTCGTGTCGCAAAGCGGTGGCGGTGGAGGGAGTACTGAATGCGGGATGGAATGGCGTTTTTGAGAGGAGTGGGATGGCGTTGAGGAGTTCTTGGCCTAAGGTTTTGCAGGTTCTTAGGGTTTTTAAGGAGCAAGGTCTGGTTCTGGCTGCGTTGTTGGGTTTATCGGCATTTTTCTCCATGGCTGAGACCTCTATAACTACTCTTTGGCCTTGGAAG GTGCGGGAGCTAGCTGAAAAAGAATCTGAAAATGGTGTTTTTAAAATGCTCCGTAGCGATGTTACTCGGTTTTTGACGACTATCCTCATTGGCACAAC CGTGGTTAATATTGGAGCTACGGCATTGGTTACAGAGGCTGCAACGGCAATATTTGGTGAAGCTGGTGTGAGTGCTGCAACTGGAGTAATGACG GTGGCTATTTTGCTCCTCACTGAAATTACTCCAAAAAGTATAGCTGTTCATAATGCCACCGATGTTGCTAGGTTTGTG GTCAGGCCTGTGGCGTGGCTTTCCTTGATACTGTATCCTGTAGGAAGAGTGGTCACATATTTGTCAATGGGAATGCTGAAACTCCTTGGTTTGAAGGGAAGAAG TGAACCATATGTTACTGAAGATGAATTGAAGTTAATGTTGCGTGGAGCAGAGTTAAGTGGGGCAATTGAGGAGGAAGAACAG GACATGATTGAAAATGTGTTAGAGATAAAAGATACACATGTAAGAGAGGTGATGACACCTCTTGTTGATGTTGTTGCAATTGATGCCAGTGCAACACTTGTTGATTTCCATGATTTGTGGGTGACTCATCAGTACTCCAG AGTGCCTGTCTTTGAACAGCGTATTGACAACATAGTTGGCATTGCCTATGCAATGGATCTTCTAGATTTTGTCCAAAAG GGGGATCTACTAGAAAGTTCTGTTGTGGGAGATATGGCACATAAACCTGCATACTTTGTGCCTG ATTCGATGTCAGTGTGGAATCTTCTTAGGGAGTTCCGCATCAGAAAAGTACATATGGCTGTTGTTCTTAACGAGTATGGAGGAACTATTGGA TTAGTAACACTTGAAGATGTGGTTGAGGAAATTGTTGGTGAGATCtttgatgaaaatgattcaAGT CAGGAGGAAATTCAGAAAAAAACTGGTTATATTGTAATGCGGGCTCAAGGCATATACGATGTGGATGCGAACACCTCTATTGACCATCTTTCTGAGGATCTAAATATCAAAATGCCAGAG GGTCATCAGTATGAGACGGTGTCTGGTTTTGTCTGCGAAGCATTTGGTTACATCCCAAGGACTGGTGAGACTATAAAAGTGGTGCTTGAAAGggaaaatgaagaagagaatGATGAGTATGAAGAGGCAGAATCTGATCGGACAGATCAACATGAAAAGAGTCAAATATTTAAGCTTGAG ATACTAGCGGGAAATGCTAGAAAGGTGAGTGCCGTCCGATTTGAAAGGGTAAACCAAGATGATGAATTGGAGACAAAAGAGGTGACCCGTTTGGTCCCTAAGattatgaagaagaaatggggtGCTGATGACGACACAGACAAGGCCGACGATGGGGTCCTAGTTAAGGAGATAGTCGACCACAACCTTTCTGATGACACTGTAAATGCTGAGCATGTTGACAGTCATGACCATCAAATCAAACAATAA
- the LOC113690643 gene encoding putative DUF21 domain-containing protein At3g13070, chloroplastic isoform X2: MDAAVEASLLGRSTSVTVPKPPFRNFRTLTFKIFPKFPSRNGVYTYRPTIINSTSSHSSRNLFNSQRIRISPKIEAFSGSLAISRDYEGENVEKSSGTAVAGTNSGFVEVSLRRGLVLAVFICGFMVLSCRKAVAVEGVLNAGWNGVFERSGMALRSSWPKVLQVLRVFKEQGLVLAALLGLSAFFSMAETSITTLWPWKVRELAEKESENGVFKMLRSDVTRFLTTILIGTTVVNIGATALVTEAATAIFGEAGVSAATGVMTVAILLLTEITPKSIAVHNATDVARFVVRPVAWLSLILYPVGRVVTYLSMGMLKLLGLKGRSEPYVTEDELKLMLRGAELSGAIEEEEQDMIENVLEIKDTHVREVMTPLVDVVAIDASATLVDFHDLWVTHQYSRVPVFEQRIDNIVGIAYAMDLLDFVQKNLFCLILKGDLLESSVVGDMAHKPAYFVPDSMSVWNLLREFRIRKVHMAVVLNEYGGTIGLVTLEDVVEEIVGEIFDENDSSEEIQKKTGYIVMRAQGIYDVDANTSIDHLSEDLNIKMPEGHQYETVSGFVCEAFGYIPRTGETIKVVLERENEEENDEYEEAESDRTDQHEKSQIFKLEILAGNARKVSAVRFERVNQDDELETKEVTRLVPKIMKKKWGADDDTDKADDGVLVKEIVDHNLSDDTVNAEHVDSHDHQIKQ, encoded by the exons atggatgcAGCGGTAGAAGCTTCGCTCCTCGGTCGCTCCACATCTGTAACCGTTCCCAAACCCCCATTTCGCAATTTCCGAACTTTGACTTTCAAAATTTTCCCCAAATTTCCCTCGAGAAACGGAGTTTACACTTACCGCCCCACAATTATCAACTCCACTTCATCCCACAGTTCGAGAAATCTATTCAATTCCCAACGGATTAGAATTAGTCCGAAAATTGAAGCTTTTAGTGGTTCGTTAGCAATTAGTAGGGATTACGAGGGGGAGAATGTGGAAAAATCTTCGGGGACGGCAGTGGCAGGGACGAATTCAGGTTTTGTGGAGGTTTCATTGAGGAGAGGATTGGTTTTGGCAGTGTTTATTTGTGGCTTTATGGTGTTGTCGTGTCGCAAAGCGGTGGCGGTGGAGGGAGTACTGAATGCGGGATGGAATGGCGTTTTTGAGAGGAGTGGGATGGCGTTGAGGAGTTCTTGGCCTAAGGTTTTGCAGGTTCTTAGGGTTTTTAAGGAGCAAGGTCTGGTTCTGGCTGCGTTGTTGGGTTTATCGGCATTTTTCTCCATGGCTGAGACCTCTATAACTACTCTTTGGCCTTGGAAG GTGCGGGAGCTAGCTGAAAAAGAATCTGAAAATGGTGTTTTTAAAATGCTCCGTAGCGATGTTACTCGGTTTTTGACGACTATCCTCATTGGCACAAC CGTGGTTAATATTGGAGCTACGGCATTGGTTACAGAGGCTGCAACGGCAATATTTGGTGAAGCTGGTGTGAGTGCTGCAACTGGAGTAATGACG GTGGCTATTTTGCTCCTCACTGAAATTACTCCAAAAAGTATAGCTGTTCATAATGCCACCGATGTTGCTAGGTTTGTG GTCAGGCCTGTGGCGTGGCTTTCCTTGATACTGTATCCTGTAGGAAGAGTGGTCACATATTTGTCAATGGGAATGCTGAAACTCCTTGGTTTGAAGGGAAGAAG TGAACCATATGTTACTGAAGATGAATTGAAGTTAATGTTGCGTGGAGCAGAGTTAAGTGGGGCAATTGAGGAGGAAGAACAG GACATGATTGAAAATGTGTTAGAGATAAAAGATACACATGTAAGAGAGGTGATGACACCTCTTGTTGATGTTGTTGCAATTGATGCCAGTGCAACACTTGTTGATTTCCATGATTTGTGGGTGACTCATCAGTACTCCAG AGTGCCTGTCTTTGAACAGCGTATTGACAACATAGTTGGCATTGCCTATGCAATGGATCTTCTAGATTTTGTCCAAAAG AATTTATTCTGTTTGATTTTGAAGGGGGATCTACTAGAAAGTTCTGTTGTGGGAGATATGGCACATAAACCTGCATACTTTGTGCCTG ATTCGATGTCAGTGTGGAATCTTCTTAGGGAGTTCCGCATCAGAAAAGTACATATGGCTGTTGTTCTTAACGAGTATGGAGGAACTATTGGA TTAGTAACACTTGAAGATGTGGTTGAGGAAATTGTTGGTGAGATCtttgatgaaaatgattcaAGT GAGGAAATTCAGAAAAAAACTGGTTATATTGTAATGCGGGCTCAAGGCATATACGATGTGGATGCGAACACCTCTATTGACCATCTTTCTGAGGATCTAAATATCAAAATGCCAGAG GGTCATCAGTATGAGACGGTGTCTGGTTTTGTCTGCGAAGCATTTGGTTACATCCCAAGGACTGGTGAGACTATAAAAGTGGTGCTTGAAAGggaaaatgaagaagagaatGATGAGTATGAAGAGGCAGAATCTGATCGGACAGATCAACATGAAAAGAGTCAAATATTTAAGCTTGAG ATACTAGCGGGAAATGCTAGAAAGGTGAGTGCCGTCCGATTTGAAAGGGTAAACCAAGATGATGAATTGGAGACAAAAGAGGTGACCCGTTTGGTCCCTAAGattatgaagaagaaatggggtGCTGATGACGACACAGACAAGGCCGACGATGGGGTCCTAGTTAAGGAGATAGTCGACCACAACCTTTCTGATGACACTGTAAATGCTGAGCATGTTGACAGTCATGACCATCAAATCAAACAATAA
- the LOC113690643 gene encoding putative DUF21 domain-containing protein At3g13070, chloroplastic isoform X4 yields MDAAVEASLLGRSTSVTVPKPPFRNFRTLTFKIFPKFPSRNGVYTYRPTIINSTSSHSSRNLFNSQRIRISPKIEAFSGSLAISRDYEGENVEKSSGTAVAGTNSGFVEVSLRRGLVLAVFICGFMVLSCRKAVAVEGVLNAGWNGVFERSGMALRSSWPKVLQVLRVFKEQGLVLAALLGLSAFFSMAETSITTLWPWKVRELAEKESENGVFKMLRSDVTRFLTTILIGTTVVNIGATALVTEAATAIFGEAGVSAATGVMTVAILLLTEITPKSIAVHNATDVARFVVRPVAWLSLILYPVGRVVTYLSMGMLKLLGLKGRSEPYVTEDELKLMLRGAELSGAIEEEEQDMIENVLEIKDTHVREVMTPLVDVVAIDASATLVDFHDLWVTHQYSRVPVFEQRIDNIVGIAYAMDLLDFVQKGDLLESSVVGDMAHKPAYFVPDSMSVWNLLREFRIRKVHMAVVLNEYGGTIGLVTLEDVVEEIVGEIFDENDSSEEIQKKTGYIVMRAQGIYDVDANTSIDHLSEDLNIKMPEGHQYETVSGFVCEAFGYIPRTGETIKVVLERENEEENDEYEEAESDRTDQHEKSQIFKLEILAGNARKVSAVRFERVNQDDELETKEVTRLVPKIMKKKWGADDDTDKADDGVLVKEIVDHNLSDDTVNAEHVDSHDHQIKQ; encoded by the exons atggatgcAGCGGTAGAAGCTTCGCTCCTCGGTCGCTCCACATCTGTAACCGTTCCCAAACCCCCATTTCGCAATTTCCGAACTTTGACTTTCAAAATTTTCCCCAAATTTCCCTCGAGAAACGGAGTTTACACTTACCGCCCCACAATTATCAACTCCACTTCATCCCACAGTTCGAGAAATCTATTCAATTCCCAACGGATTAGAATTAGTCCGAAAATTGAAGCTTTTAGTGGTTCGTTAGCAATTAGTAGGGATTACGAGGGGGAGAATGTGGAAAAATCTTCGGGGACGGCAGTGGCAGGGACGAATTCAGGTTTTGTGGAGGTTTCATTGAGGAGAGGATTGGTTTTGGCAGTGTTTATTTGTGGCTTTATGGTGTTGTCGTGTCGCAAAGCGGTGGCGGTGGAGGGAGTACTGAATGCGGGATGGAATGGCGTTTTTGAGAGGAGTGGGATGGCGTTGAGGAGTTCTTGGCCTAAGGTTTTGCAGGTTCTTAGGGTTTTTAAGGAGCAAGGTCTGGTTCTGGCTGCGTTGTTGGGTTTATCGGCATTTTTCTCCATGGCTGAGACCTCTATAACTACTCTTTGGCCTTGGAAG GTGCGGGAGCTAGCTGAAAAAGAATCTGAAAATGGTGTTTTTAAAATGCTCCGTAGCGATGTTACTCGGTTTTTGACGACTATCCTCATTGGCACAAC CGTGGTTAATATTGGAGCTACGGCATTGGTTACAGAGGCTGCAACGGCAATATTTGGTGAAGCTGGTGTGAGTGCTGCAACTGGAGTAATGACG GTGGCTATTTTGCTCCTCACTGAAATTACTCCAAAAAGTATAGCTGTTCATAATGCCACCGATGTTGCTAGGTTTGTG GTCAGGCCTGTGGCGTGGCTTTCCTTGATACTGTATCCTGTAGGAAGAGTGGTCACATATTTGTCAATGGGAATGCTGAAACTCCTTGGTTTGAAGGGAAGAAG TGAACCATATGTTACTGAAGATGAATTGAAGTTAATGTTGCGTGGAGCAGAGTTAAGTGGGGCAATTGAGGAGGAAGAACAG GACATGATTGAAAATGTGTTAGAGATAAAAGATACACATGTAAGAGAGGTGATGACACCTCTTGTTGATGTTGTTGCAATTGATGCCAGTGCAACACTTGTTGATTTCCATGATTTGTGGGTGACTCATCAGTACTCCAG AGTGCCTGTCTTTGAACAGCGTATTGACAACATAGTTGGCATTGCCTATGCAATGGATCTTCTAGATTTTGTCCAAAAG GGGGATCTACTAGAAAGTTCTGTTGTGGGAGATATGGCACATAAACCTGCATACTTTGTGCCTG ATTCGATGTCAGTGTGGAATCTTCTTAGGGAGTTCCGCATCAGAAAAGTACATATGGCTGTTGTTCTTAACGAGTATGGAGGAACTATTGGA TTAGTAACACTTGAAGATGTGGTTGAGGAAATTGTTGGTGAGATCtttgatgaaaatgattcaAGT GAGGAAATTCAGAAAAAAACTGGTTATATTGTAATGCGGGCTCAAGGCATATACGATGTGGATGCGAACACCTCTATTGACCATCTTTCTGAGGATCTAAATATCAAAATGCCAGAG GGTCATCAGTATGAGACGGTGTCTGGTTTTGTCTGCGAAGCATTTGGTTACATCCCAAGGACTGGTGAGACTATAAAAGTGGTGCTTGAAAGggaaaatgaagaagagaatGATGAGTATGAAGAGGCAGAATCTGATCGGACAGATCAACATGAAAAGAGTCAAATATTTAAGCTTGAG ATACTAGCGGGAAATGCTAGAAAGGTGAGTGCCGTCCGATTTGAAAGGGTAAACCAAGATGATGAATTGGAGACAAAAGAGGTGACCCGTTTGGTCCCTAAGattatgaagaagaaatggggtGCTGATGACGACACAGACAAGGCCGACGATGGGGTCCTAGTTAAGGAGATAGTCGACCACAACCTTTCTGATGACACTGTAAATGCTGAGCATGTTGACAGTCATGACCATCAAATCAAACAATAA
- the LOC113690643 gene encoding putative DUF21 domain-containing protein At3g13070, chloroplastic isoform X1 — MDAAVEASLLGRSTSVTVPKPPFRNFRTLTFKIFPKFPSRNGVYTYRPTIINSTSSHSSRNLFNSQRIRISPKIEAFSGSLAISRDYEGENVEKSSGTAVAGTNSGFVEVSLRRGLVLAVFICGFMVLSCRKAVAVEGVLNAGWNGVFERSGMALRSSWPKVLQVLRVFKEQGLVLAALLGLSAFFSMAETSITTLWPWKVRELAEKESENGVFKMLRSDVTRFLTTILIGTTVVNIGATALVTEAATAIFGEAGVSAATGVMTVAILLLTEITPKSIAVHNATDVARFVVRPVAWLSLILYPVGRVVTYLSMGMLKLLGLKGRSEPYVTEDELKLMLRGAELSGAIEEEEQDMIENVLEIKDTHVREVMTPLVDVVAIDASATLVDFHDLWVTHQYSRVPVFEQRIDNIVGIAYAMDLLDFVQKNLFCLILKGDLLESSVVGDMAHKPAYFVPDSMSVWNLLREFRIRKVHMAVVLNEYGGTIGLVTLEDVVEEIVGEIFDENDSSQEEIQKKTGYIVMRAQGIYDVDANTSIDHLSEDLNIKMPEGHQYETVSGFVCEAFGYIPRTGETIKVVLERENEEENDEYEEAESDRTDQHEKSQIFKLEILAGNARKVSAVRFERVNQDDELETKEVTRLVPKIMKKKWGADDDTDKADDGVLVKEIVDHNLSDDTVNAEHVDSHDHQIKQ, encoded by the exons atggatgcAGCGGTAGAAGCTTCGCTCCTCGGTCGCTCCACATCTGTAACCGTTCCCAAACCCCCATTTCGCAATTTCCGAACTTTGACTTTCAAAATTTTCCCCAAATTTCCCTCGAGAAACGGAGTTTACACTTACCGCCCCACAATTATCAACTCCACTTCATCCCACAGTTCGAGAAATCTATTCAATTCCCAACGGATTAGAATTAGTCCGAAAATTGAAGCTTTTAGTGGTTCGTTAGCAATTAGTAGGGATTACGAGGGGGAGAATGTGGAAAAATCTTCGGGGACGGCAGTGGCAGGGACGAATTCAGGTTTTGTGGAGGTTTCATTGAGGAGAGGATTGGTTTTGGCAGTGTTTATTTGTGGCTTTATGGTGTTGTCGTGTCGCAAAGCGGTGGCGGTGGAGGGAGTACTGAATGCGGGATGGAATGGCGTTTTTGAGAGGAGTGGGATGGCGTTGAGGAGTTCTTGGCCTAAGGTTTTGCAGGTTCTTAGGGTTTTTAAGGAGCAAGGTCTGGTTCTGGCTGCGTTGTTGGGTTTATCGGCATTTTTCTCCATGGCTGAGACCTCTATAACTACTCTTTGGCCTTGGAAG GTGCGGGAGCTAGCTGAAAAAGAATCTGAAAATGGTGTTTTTAAAATGCTCCGTAGCGATGTTACTCGGTTTTTGACGACTATCCTCATTGGCACAAC CGTGGTTAATATTGGAGCTACGGCATTGGTTACAGAGGCTGCAACGGCAATATTTGGTGAAGCTGGTGTGAGTGCTGCAACTGGAGTAATGACG GTGGCTATTTTGCTCCTCACTGAAATTACTCCAAAAAGTATAGCTGTTCATAATGCCACCGATGTTGCTAGGTTTGTG GTCAGGCCTGTGGCGTGGCTTTCCTTGATACTGTATCCTGTAGGAAGAGTGGTCACATATTTGTCAATGGGAATGCTGAAACTCCTTGGTTTGAAGGGAAGAAG TGAACCATATGTTACTGAAGATGAATTGAAGTTAATGTTGCGTGGAGCAGAGTTAAGTGGGGCAATTGAGGAGGAAGAACAG GACATGATTGAAAATGTGTTAGAGATAAAAGATACACATGTAAGAGAGGTGATGACACCTCTTGTTGATGTTGTTGCAATTGATGCCAGTGCAACACTTGTTGATTTCCATGATTTGTGGGTGACTCATCAGTACTCCAG AGTGCCTGTCTTTGAACAGCGTATTGACAACATAGTTGGCATTGCCTATGCAATGGATCTTCTAGATTTTGTCCAAAAG AATTTATTCTGTTTGATTTTGAAGGGGGATCTACTAGAAAGTTCTGTTGTGGGAGATATGGCACATAAACCTGCATACTTTGTGCCTG ATTCGATGTCAGTGTGGAATCTTCTTAGGGAGTTCCGCATCAGAAAAGTACATATGGCTGTTGTTCTTAACGAGTATGGAGGAACTATTGGA TTAGTAACACTTGAAGATGTGGTTGAGGAAATTGTTGGTGAGATCtttgatgaaaatgattcaAGT CAGGAGGAAATTCAGAAAAAAACTGGTTATATTGTAATGCGGGCTCAAGGCATATACGATGTGGATGCGAACACCTCTATTGACCATCTTTCTGAGGATCTAAATATCAAAATGCCAGAG GGTCATCAGTATGAGACGGTGTCTGGTTTTGTCTGCGAAGCATTTGGTTACATCCCAAGGACTGGTGAGACTATAAAAGTGGTGCTTGAAAGggaaaatgaagaagagaatGATGAGTATGAAGAGGCAGAATCTGATCGGACAGATCAACATGAAAAGAGTCAAATATTTAAGCTTGAG ATACTAGCGGGAAATGCTAGAAAGGTGAGTGCCGTCCGATTTGAAAGGGTAAACCAAGATGATGAATTGGAGACAAAAGAGGTGACCCGTTTGGTCCCTAAGattatgaagaagaaatggggtGCTGATGACGACACAGACAAGGCCGACGATGGGGTCCTAGTTAAGGAGATAGTCGACCACAACCTTTCTGATGACACTGTAAATGCTGAGCATGTTGACAGTCATGACCATCAAATCAAACAATAA